GAATGCTTGGCAAACATattggtatatatatatgtttcacTTGCTTGGGATAAAGTTGACACATACATGTCGGTCATCAGGGGACTTGTTTTGCGGGGCCTCGTGACGAAAATGGCAAGAAGTGTTCTTGGTGGATGGTAGATATTGGAGAGGATCACCAGGTTGGTTGTTTATCTATTTCTatctgaagaaagaaaattaaacTATCGTGGTGAACATTGAACCCCAAAAtcagaattttttgaaacttacTAATTTTATTTTCGTTTCCCCCCCAAATAAAGGGCTCCCTAGAGCCTGGGAGCCATAAGCCATTTTCTTGTTGTGGTTAATTAATGTAAAAAGAGAAGTTTTTGTGGTTAACGAAtgtcaaaaaggaaaaagttgTCGTGGTTAACTGTGCGTGATGTGGTGCAGCTTATGTGCAACTACTACACAGTAAGGCAAGATGGCTCCACGACGTTTATGAGGTCGTGGGTTTTTCAGGTACTGTTTTTGTtccatttgtttatttttgtattgTTAGAGAGAAGAGATGGAATGAGTTTGTATAGTGATGacataaagaaagaaataatgaATGAATAAAGGGGTCGATGGATGGTGAGAACTGGACGAGCCTGGGCGTCCATGAAGAGGAGCAGACGATTTGCCAGCCCGGGCAGTTTGCGTCGTGGCCCATCACTGGCCCGTCGGCGCTGTTGCCGTTTCGATTCTTCAGGCTTGCTCTGACGGGCCCGGCAACTGGGATGTCCAACACCTGGAACCTATGCATCTGCTTCCTAGAGCTCTACGGCTACTTCCGCTAGGAGTCTCCTTGTCTCTTGACACACACAGACACAACCTGGCCCGCACATACAGTTTTTCTCTCTTAATTAGTGTGTTCCATGAAAGGCTACAACGAgtgaaagtttttttttttacatacatAGACATATAGTACATGTAAAAGGAAGATGGTTCGTTTTAGTTTTGTACTATATACCCGGCAACCGTGTCCATGAAAAATTCTGGATGAAGTTTGAGTCTTGTGAATTTGAAAACCTTGTTGATATGTGTTGAGGTGAGGAGAGGAAGCAGGGATGGATGACGCGAGTGATTGCATTTTGGGGTTGGAGGAGTGGATATGCATGCGGCAGTTTGCACGGATGGATGATGAGAACATGTTAGATGATGTGTGTGTGGTCAGGATGATCTCTGTGCGTATGATCAAGACCCAGCCAATGAGAAGCCAGCATGGAGATTTTGGTAGCATCCCTGGCCACCCAAACCCTTTGATCCCGATGGTCCAGCGATAAAACCCCGACGTACGTGCAACGCCCCCTGATCCTATTACCTACCCAATAAAGCTGCATAGTAGAGCAAAAGAGCAGTgagcaagcaaacaagaagaGCCAAGCAGCAATGGCCGCCCAGCTTTCCTCTGCCGCCGTCACCCTCCCTTCCAtggtcgccgccgctccccggagcagcagccggcTGGTGGTGCGCGCATCGGCCGTAGGAGGGTTCCGgaaggcggcgggggcggctgcggtggcggtggcggcgagcgcgatGCTTGCGGGCGGCGCCATGGCGCAGGACGTGCTGCTGGGTGCCAACGGCGGCGTGCTGGTGTTCGAGCCGAACGAGTTCAGCGTCAAGGCCGGGGAGACGATCACGTTCAAGAACAACGCCGGGTTCCCCCACAACATCGTGTTCGACGAGGACGCCGTGCCCAGCGGCGTCGACGTCTCCAAGATCTCCCAGGAGGAGTACCTCAACGCCCCCGGCGAGACTTTCTCCGTCACGCTCACTGTCCCTGGCACCTACGGCTTCTACTGCGAGCCACATGCCGGGGCCGGCATGGTCGGCAAGGTCACCGTCAACTGATTGATGCATCGCCCGGCCCGCCTTAATTTCTCCGTTTCAAGGGTGTCAATATATGATGATGTGTTGTTATAATGTACGCGCCTGCAAACTATATACATGCAGGATCATTGATGAGCCAGCTGATACTATATATTTCTCCATCTCTGTGAGTCATATGCTTGCTCATGTATGTATTTCGAGATTCAACTGTGGCCATCGATTCAGCTCCGTATACATGTGAATGCTTGTGTGCTCTCAGTCTCATCCCATCCAAATAAGGCTTCATGGGCTATTAATTCACAAGGGCCTAGGCTGGAAAGACAGAACGGCCCAGGCCCATTATCTTTTCGTTTATACAAAACGGTCAACGGGAAGagcatcttcttcagctcgcCAAGGAACCAAAGCAATGGCCACGGccacgccgtccgccgccacATTCTTCTccccagcaccagcagcaccagcagcagtgCCTCGCCTTCCCCGCCACGCCAACTCCCGCCTCGCATCCACCACACTCGGACCACGAGCCTCGCTCCGACCACGAGCCTTCCTCCCGCCGCATGGGCACTGGCACGGCCCTCTGATCCCGGCCTCCGACCACTGGGGCAACTGGACCGTCCTCCTGTCCGCGGCCGCGCTGGGCGTCTGGTCCGAGAAGAGCACCCGCGCCGGGAAGGCGCTCAGCGGCGCGCTCGTCACcgtcctcctcggcctcgccgccagcaccgccggcctcgtcgccgcctccgacgTCCCCGCCTATCGCGTCGTGCTCGAATACCTCCTCCCGCTCGCCGTTCCCTtgctcctcttcgccgccgacctccgccgcgtcctccgctccaccggcgccctcctcctcgccttcctcctcggATCTCGTACGTACGCGTCTTCTCATCCCCCAAATTCcccaattaattaattaattaattcaaGTAACCAATCAAATCGATCTAGCAATTTGGATGCAGTGGCAACAACAATTGGCACAGTCGCCACGTTCCTGCTCGTGCCCATGCGATCCCTGGGAAAAGATAATTGGAGGATCGCTGCAGCTCTTATGAGCAGACATATTGGAGGAGGTTAACTGCTAGCTACTCAAAATAAATTCAATCAATTAATTCTACaacctctgatcctaaatccttgtcgtggttttacttcaaaatttatactaaaaaCACGGcaagaatttaggataggAGGGAAACCAAAAGGAGATTTGCTTAATCTCTTCTGTTTTCTCCCCCATCTTCAGCTGTCAACTACGTCGCTGTTGCAGAAGCACTCGAGGTGTCTCCATCAGTGGTAGCTGCAGGGCTAGCTGCTGACAATGTCATCTGTGCACTCTATTTCACAACTCTTTTCGCATTAGCTGCTAAAATTCCCGCACAAGAGATGCACTCACAAGGTGACTTGCAGTCTTCTCATCCCTTCTTCTTTCAAAAGCACTCAAGATATCCTGGCTGCCATTTTAAATATTTGAGCTGTTTACTTGTTAGTGATACAAGAATACCAAACCATCTGAACCACACATCTTAATTCGCCTCAGAAGATGCTGCTGAACCTACTGCTGGTGGCGATAAGTTGCCTGTTCTGCAAAGTGCGACGGCTATAGCCGTGTCCTTCGCCATATGCAAAGCAGGCAAATACATGACCAGCTTGATGGGCATACAAGGGGGAAGCCTTCCCTGCATAACGGCAATCGTCGTGGCGCTGGCAACATTGTTTCCGTCTTATATCGGAAAGCTTGCTCCTTCAGGCGAGGCCTTGGCTGTAATTCTGATGCAGGCAAGTATACTTAGCCTGAGCTCTTCAATTTGGTCACAAAGCCGCAACAAGGTGCTTAAATTATTTGAGTTTCCCTCCTTCCTGTCAATGCCCTGGCTAGGTGTTCTTTGCTGTTGTAGGAGCTAACGGGAGCATCAGCAATGTCATCAACACGACTCCTGGCATATTTGCATTTGCATTCGTGCAGATCACGGTGCATCTGCTGCTGATTCTGGGTGCTGGGAAGCTACTGGGGTTTGAGGACAAGCTGCTGCTGATAGCGTCGAATGCAAACGTCGGTGGACCGACCACCGCCTGTGGGATGGCCACCACAAAGGGCTGGACTTCCTTGATGGTCCCAGGGATTCTAGCTGGCATTTTTGGAATTGCCATTGCCACCTTCCTCGGCATCGCTTTCGGTGTGTATGTCCTCCAGTACATGTAATAGATAGATCCATATCTTCTTTTCAATCTGGCTTTCGAGCTTGGCTCTGATCAACCTTCAGTTTTCATGGTCCCCATCCAACCTTGTTGTGGTCAAACCATTGACTGGATGGAACGAATACTTCACCTGCTGAAAAAATGATGTCCCTCACCTGAGTTCTTGCTCTGATGCCAGGAATGGTTCAACAGATCCAtaagatgcatgtaaagatgGTTCGCAAGAAAGTTCAGATAGGCACTTTCCACGTTGATGATACACCATATACATAATATGGACTGCTAAGTAAATCATTTGCAGATAAAAGTTGTAAGACTTGCTGCATTTCAAAACAGCTCTGATATTAAGTTCAGagaacatatatatacatgagcAATGTGAACCCTACAATGACGAACCACTGACGAACCATTTACACGAGCCAGTAATTCAGCAAACCATTTACATCTGCCAGTAATTCAGCGAACTCCATACACCAACCAAGACAAGCAAAGGGGCCATCACCAGGAGAGCCAGCCAGAGCAACCGCACGACAGAACCAGTTGATCGTCCTGTTGTTTCTGAAGATGACTCTCCAGGCACATGGTTGCTGTTCTGCAGGAGGTCTTGGTGCACACTCTGAGCAGAATCATGTTTGAGCCTCTGTGTGAGACCGGCTCCATGACGACGAGGCATCTTAATGTGTTCCGGCATGTCTTCTGCAGCAGGACAAATTTATCAAAACCTCAGCTACAGCTCGGGATATGGATGGAATATGAAAAGACTGCATCCTGCTTAAGAACTGAAAGGATGACAATTTCTTACCACTCAACGATAAATGTTGGAGCTTGTCTGTAACTTTCACTAAAGAAGCTACTTGAGTAGGGATATGCCCTGTGTCCTCAATATGCATCATATCTCCAGCCTAAGAAAGACCATGTTGATCCAATGAGTACTGTTATAAGTAAATAGAACTGGGACAAGTTAGAATCATACCATAGTTCGGGAGCCTGCATTGGCATAATCCTCATCATGGCTATTGGAAGAACTTCCTGTGCTACAACATGATCCagcttcatcttcacttttcAAATGAGGAGTTATTATAAGCTGAGAGGCTGGTGCCCTCTGAACACCACACACAAGACGGACCCTTCTTGCTGCTGTCCCTTGCTGCAAATCAATGAAATCTTGAACTTCAGACTGCTGCATTGAAGGTGGTACTGCCCAACCCCCTTGTCCATTGGAGGCCTCTGAATTTATCATGTCACTGCTGCTCGGTTCTAACATAGAGTCCAACAAGTGTTGGGCATAAGGATTCCACAAGTCTCCACTAATGTGCGATGATTCTGTTTGAGGATCGAGCGCGAGTGGTAATTGACATTGGCTATAACATTGGGATGCCAGGTTTGCTCCGCCGTACATAATGTTAGTTTGGGGTCTTGTTTCATGATTATGACCGCTTGTATCTGATTGCAGTGTACTGAGAGCAGACAGGCAACGGGTAGCATCTGTGTCATCTGCACGCTTTGATTAGAAAAGGAAATAGAAGGAAGAAAATGTTCAGATGAGAATGTCAAATTTGATAAGAGTAATACTAAAGCTTTCTAAGCTAACCTGATCATAATAGTCTTCTCTCCAACTATCCTCAAGGGGTGCCATGCTGTTTGAGTTGGCGGTCGATGTAACTAGTGCAGTGGGATCGGACTCGGTGTTACCAGCAGGGTGCTTATCCATCTCGGCATAATCTGGATGAAGCAACATGTCTTGTATATTCTGCTCAGCTATGATACTGTCAAAATATGCCGAGAAGTCTTGGTCACCCATGTTGCCAACGAAAGGATGATCTGTGTAAGGACGCATCGGAGAACTGATGTTAGGGAATCCATCGTATCTTTGGTCGGCATGTAGGTCTGGGAGCTGGGTTAACACATCCAGAAAAGCATCTTCCTACATTTTTTTacggaaaaagaagaagatttcTCATTGGAATGAAACACACAAGGAACAAAGGGCTGCAAAGCTAATGCAGGGAAATAAGTAGGTAATTCACATGAGAGACTCTGTCACCGTCGACAGCCGTAATAAGATTGGTGGTCATGGAGTGATCAGTAGTAGTTGGTTTGGTTGCAGTGAGCAGGCTCAAATCAGATGTCATGGAGGTGGTGGCCTTATCTTGGTCATCACCGCCATTCTGCAGGTCGCTTCGAGACGATTTGGACGGTGTCTCGCCGTCTTGCTTGTTAAACAGGCGGTAGAGAACGAAGCTACCCTGAACAACAAagcaagaaggaaatatacatCTGTTCAGAGAGGAGTACTAGTATGTTGTTATGACAGGAAATGGGGATCTAAGTAAGAACAAGTGAGGTGAAACGGAAGCAAGATGGATTTACGTTTCGGCCTGATTGGAAGCtgggctcggcggcgcggtACTCGTGGATGATCCATGGGGTGCGGAGGCCGCGGGGAGCCCTGCCGCGGTGGAAGACGAGGGTCTTCTTGATGCCGATGAgggttttgttgttgttggaggaggaggagcggatGAGGCGGTCCTTGCCGGTGGCCTTCCAGtagccggcggcggtggagcggTTGGAGCGGGGGCTCTTGCCGGGGTACTTTGGGCGGTCGCGGCGGGCGAAGAAGAACCACTCCGGGTCGTCGGACTTGATGACGGACTTGGAAGGGAGGTCCCATGGCTCGCAGCTCGACAGGTCCACGTCGGGGATCACCAGCAGGTCCGGGTGCCGGTGCCCGGCGATCTTGCCCTTCAGGTAGTGTCTCACCAGCTCCTCGTCCGTCGGCCGGAAGCGGAACCCCACCGGCAgaacctccgccgccgcagacaTCGCCACTGCTTTCCccattccttcttcttttctgacTCGTCGTCGACTACAGCTGTGTTTCTATACAATTTGCAGTTTTACTCTATCTATATATTTACTAATATAATATAGTGAACGCACATAATTTTGTCTTTGGTCAGTACTCTAAATTTTGACCACTAATATACCTGAATGTATCTGAATTGagcatcaaaataaataaaagatatATTTCATGCCATTTTGTTTTACATAAAGATCCTTCCCAAACGAAAGAGCTTCGCAGCAAGAATGAGCCTCGAGACTCAACAGTAGGAGTAGGGATGTCAACGGGCACACGATACCCGCTTACGCGACAGGGTTTTACCGGGTTTGGTAAAAAACGATCCGCAGTTTTGCGAATGGAAAATCATGTACCGACGGGTTTGGCGTACGGTATGGTATTGGAAATTCCAAACCCGTTTACCTGCTTACCCACACCTACAGTTTTCAGCCCAGTACAAGAGGCCCATTAACCCAGTTCCGACGGCGCACGTCCGAAGCACGTTGCCTATCCCATCCGTTCAGGTGCCTTCATTGCCGTGATTCAAGGAACCGACGAAGCAGATTTCAAGGTGAAAGCAAAGCACTGACAACTTTGTCTTCCACGCATGGAATCGAGCTAGCTTTTTTCCCACGGCCACAGAATGAGAAGACTAACCCCAAGGAACCTGGATTGCGAAAAGTGGGCCCGCCGAGGTTTTCTAAAAATCACCCATCATAAGCGAGCAATCAGCGCTTCTTTCGGTGAAATCTTGCACCTTCGACGAAGATGGTCCCGCCGTCTTACGAAACGAGTGGGTTAGCACGGGACTGACACATAGGAAGTTAGGGTGGACAGTTCCGACGGCGCACGTCCGAAGCACGTCGCCTACTCCATCCGTTCAGGTGCCTTGATTGCCGCGATTCAAGGAACCGACGAAGCAGATTTCAAGGTGAAAGCAAAGCACTGACAACTTTGTCTTCCAGGCATGGAATCGAGCTAGGTTTTTTCCCACGGCCACAAAATGGCAAGCCTAACCCCCAAGGAACCTGGATTGCGAAAAGTGGGCGCGCGGAGGTTTTCTAAAAATCACCCATCATAAGCGAGCAATCAGCGCTTCTTTCGGTGAAATCTTGCACCTTCGACGAAGATGGTCCCGCCGTCTTACGAAACGAGTGGGTTAGCACGGGACTGACACATAGGAAGTTAGGGTGGACAGTTCCGACGGCGCACGTCCGAAGCACGTCGCCTACTCCATCCGTTCAGGTGCCTTGATTGCCGCGATTCAAAGAACCGACGAAGCAGATTTTAAGGTGAAAGCAAAGCACTGACAACTTTGTCTTCCAGGCATGGAATCGAGCTAGGTTTTTTCCCACGGCCACAAAATGGCAAGCCTAACCCCCAAGGAACCTGGATTGCGAAAAGTGGGCCCGCGGAGGTTTTTCTAAAAATCATCCATCATAAGCGAGCAATAGGCGCTTCTTTTGGTGAAATCTTGCACCTCCGACGAAGATGGTCGCGCCGTCTTTTGAAACGAATGGGGTAGCACGGGGCTGACACATAGTAAGATAGGGTCGACAGTTCCGACGGCGCACGTCCGAAGCACGTTGCCCCAGGGAACCTGGATTCAACGATTGCCGCGATTCAAGGAACCGACGAAGCAGATTTCAAGGTGAAAGCAAAGCACTGACAACTTTGTCTTCCAGGCATGGAATCAAGCTAGCTTTTTTCCCACGGCCGCAGAATGAGAAGACTAACCCCGGGGGACCTGGATTGCGAAAAGTGGGCCCGCGGAGGTTTTTCTAAAAATCACCCATCATAAGCAAGCAATCAGCGCTTCTTTCGGTGAAATCCTGCACCTTCGACGAAGATGGTCCCGCCGTCTTACGAAACGAGTGGGTTAGCACGGGGCTGACACATAGGAAGTTAGGGTGCACAGTTCCGACGGCGCACGTCCGAAGCACGTCGCCTACCCCATCCGTTCAGGTGCTTTGATTGCTGCGATTCAAAGAACCGACGAAGCAGATTTTAAGGTGAAAGCAAAGCACTTACAACTTTGCCTTTGAGGCATGGAATCGAGCTAGGTTTTTTCCCATGGCCGCAAAATGGCAAGCCTAACCCCCAGGGAACCTGGATTGCACAAAGTGGGCCCGCGGAGGTTTTTCTAAAAATCATCCATCATAAGTGAGCAATCAACGCTTCTTTCGGTGAAATCTTGCACCTCCGACGAAGATGGTCGTGCCGTCTTTCGAAACGAGTGGGGTAGCACGGGGCTGACACATAGTAAGATAGGGTCGACAGTTCCGACGGCGCACGTCCGAACCCCAGGGAACCTGGATTGCGAAAAGTGGGCCCGCGGAGGTTTTTCTAAAAATCACCCATCATAAGCGAGCAATCAACGCTTCTTTCGGTGAAATCTTGCACCTTGGACGAAGATGGTCCCACCGTCTTACGAAACGAGTGGGGTAGCACGGGGCTGACACATAGGAAGTTAGGGTGGACAGTTCCGACGGCACACGTCTGAAGCACGTTGCCTACCCCATCCGTTCAGGTGCCTTGATTGCTGCGATTCAAGAAACAGACAAAGCAGATTTTAAGGTGAAAGCAAAGCACTGACAACTTTGCCTTCCAGGCATGGAATCAAGCTAGGTTTTTTTTCACGGCCGCAGAATGACAAGACTAACCCTAGGGAACCTGGATTGTGAAAAGGGGTACGCCTAGCGTTATGGTTAGACCATGTTCTAGCTTATTCAGAACCTTTTGTTGAATTGctccaagcattcatctgaaagtatataattcctctttgtttcgatcaggaattttacctacaccatattcgtttcgatagggtgttttatctactgaaagtttgagcgtaatctgtcgttccgctgggaattggaagattgtGAAACCGCTTGTGCTCGGCAgactactgcgcaagtgtgtgTAGTTGagaatttccattgggttgcaagttcgtcgtgcggcgatgggtgaacagccggaagatttgtagaatcatacaagttatcctCGTTTctctctgagaagatcgggccaccccttatcaagctttgtttggtgtgctcatcttagtacctcaaatggacacgttccggatcaaagttgaggaccgactccgatttgacCGAATtatccgtcctagtgagggaccatgcctactgagtccgtacaagtggtctagtcttgtttcgcttcgatgagttgCTTTGTTTGGTGCGCTCATcgtagtacctcaaatggacacgttctggatcaaagttgagcaccgactccgatttggccgaattgtccgtcctaaagagggaccatgcctagcgaggccgtacaagtggtctagtcttgtttcgcttcgatgggtagctttgtttggtgtgctcatgcttgTACCTCAAACGGAGCCGTTTCGGATCAAAGTtgagcaccgactccgatttggcagAATTGTCCGttctagtgagggaccttgcccagcgagtccgtacaagtggtctagtcttgtttcgcttcgatgagtagttttatttggtgtgctcatcctagtatctcaaacggacccgttccggatcaaagtttagcaccgactccgatttggcagaattgtccgtcctagtgagggaccttgcccagcgagtccgtacaagtggtctagtcttctttcgcttcgatgagtagttttatttggtgtgctcatcctagtatctcaaacggacccgttccggatcaaagtttagcaccaaCTCCAATGTAGCCGatttgtccgtcctagtgagggaccattcctagcgagtccgtacaagtggtctagtcttgtttcgcttcgatgactagttttgtttggtgtgcttatcctaatacctcaaatggacccgttccggatcaaagtttagcaccgactccagATTTGGCCGATTTGGCCGTcttagtgagggaccatgcctagcgaatccgtacaagtggtctagtcttgtttcgtttCGATaaggagctttgtttggtcttctcatcctaatacctcaaacggacccgttccggatcaaagtttagcaccgactccagATTTGGCCGATTTGGCCGTcttagtgagggaccatgcctagcgaatccgtacaagtggtctagtcttgtttcgtttCGATaaggagctttgtttggtctTCTCATCCTAATACCTCAAACGGACCCGTTcaggatcaaagtttagcaccgacttcAGATTTGGCCGATTTGGCCGTcttagtgagggaccatgcctagcgaatccgtacaagtggtctagtcttgtttcgtttCGATaaggagctttgtttggtcttctcatcctagtacctcaaacggacccattccggatcaaagtttagcaccgactccagATTTGGCCGATTTGGCCGTcttagtgagggaccatgcctaacgaatccgtacaagtggtctagtcttgtttcgtttCGATaaggagctttgtttggtcttctcatcctagtacctcaaacggacccattccggatcaaagtttagcaccgactccagATTTGGCCGATTTGGCCGTCCTAGTGAcagaccatgcctagcgagtccgtacaagtggtctagtcttgtttcgtttCGATaaggagctttgtttggtcttctcatcctagtacctcaaacggacccgttccggatcaaagtttagcaccgactccgatttttccgaattgtccgtcgtagtgagggaccatgcctagcgagtccgtacaagtggtcttgtcttgtttcgcttcgatgagtagctttcttcgttgtgctcatgctagtacctcaaacggacccgttccggatcaaagtttacaACCGACTCTGATTTTTCCAAATTGTCCGtcgtagtgagggaccatgcttAGCATGTCCGCACAAGtggtcttgtcttgtttcgcttcgacgagtagttttgtttggtgtgctcatcctagtacctcaaacggACCCGTctcggatcaaagtttaggaCCGACTCCAGATTTGGCCGATTTGGCCATCCTGGTGACGGACCATGGCTGGCGAGTTCGTACGGGTggcctagtcttgtttcgATTCAATGAGTaaatttgtttggtgtgcagGGGTCGCAGGCACGGTAGCTCTTGCCCCCTGGTTTGTAGCCGAGGAAGACCATGGGCGTGCTCCTGTCATCCAGGTTCTTCAGGCTGGGGCACGCGTTATTGACGTGGGGGACACAACCGAACGGGCGAAGGAAGGGCACATCTGGCTTGCGCCCATGCCAGGCATCGAATGGCGTCATCCCCTCCACGCTCTTGGTGTAAGATCTATTCAGCACGAAAACAGCAGTGGATACGGCCTCGCCCCAGAACTCTGACGGGACGCCCTTCGCCTTGAGCATGCTGCGGGCCATGCCCATGACAGTCTGGTTGCGGCGCTCCACCACGTCGTTCTGCTGAGGGGAGTACGGCGCGGTGAGGTTCCGTTGCATGCCACGGTCGGCGCAGTTTTCGGCGAAGTCCTTCGACGTGAACTCACCGCCGTGCTCAGTCCTGAACGTGCGCAGCTTGTGCCCAGACTCGACCTCGACACCGTCCTGAAACCGCCGGATCGCATCCGCGGCCTCATCCTTCGTGCACAGCAGCACCAGCCACATGTAGTGGTTGTAGTcgtcgacgaggaggaggaaataGCACTTTCCTCCCGGCGTGGCAGGCGTGGTGAGGCCGCACATATCGCCATGGACGAGATCCAGAGCACCCTTTGCTCGATGCTTGGCCACCTGTGGGAACGGCACGTGCCGGTGCTTTCGTGCCGGTGCTTTCCGGCGAGACAGGCCTCGCATATCTGCTCCACGTGCTCGATGATCAGCATCCCTCGCACCATCTGGCACCGCCCAAGCTTCTGCATCCCCTTGAAGTGTTGGTGGCCGAAGCGCTCGTGCCAGCGCCACGCCTCGTCGGTCCTGCTCGCGGCGAGGCACACCGGATTGATCTGCTTCAAGTTGGCGATGTAGAGCCTGGCCTTGTTCCAACGTACCTGCACCAGGAGCTTGAGGGAGGGGTCATGCACCGTCATGAGGCCGTGCTCGATGTGCATCGCGCACCCGATCTCATCGAGTTGCCCCACGCTGATGATGTTGCTCTTCAGCCACGGGATCCAGTAGACGTTCGTCAGCGTGTGATGTCGACCGTCAGCTGCCGCGAACAGCACCGTATCGCGCCCATGGATGTCGACGAGGGAGCTGTCGCCGAACTTGACCTTGCCGCCAATCTTGCGATCCAGCTCGGAGAATGCGGCGTCATCAGTTGTCATATGGTTAGATGCTCCAGTGTCCAGCTACCAAGCGATGTCGATGTCCGTCGGCGTGCGCTTGAGGAAAGCACGCGTGCGCTCCTCGTTGAGGCACACACGCTCCTCCACCAGGTGTTCGTCCAGCATGGGGAGACCCACACTGGCCGTGACGGCAGCCGGttccgcggcagcagcaggcgcgTCGTCGTCCGGCGtggcgagggcgaggagcaGCTTCGGTTCGTCATCTTTGACCTGCACCAGATGTGCCtcgtccttcttcttccagcAGTCGTGTGCCCAGTGGCCTATCTTGCCGCAGTAGCGGCATTTGTCCTTGGCCACGTCGTTGGCACCGGCGTCGCGAGGCCCGCCGTCCTTGGCCGCGGGGGCATCGCGCATGCGCCTTGCCCTTGCTGCGGCGCTgcttgctgccgctgccggatGAACTATTACCGGCGCGCTTCATGCGCACCTGCCACTCCTCCTCTCTGAGAAGAGCTTGCCGCCGGGCTGCTCATCGTCCTCTTCATCGCGCTCCTCGACCACGTGCAGGTAGACCACCAGCTCGTCCAGGGACATCTCCTTGAGGTCCATCATGCTCTCAA
This is a stretch of genomic DNA from Brachypodium distachyon strain Bd21 chromosome 1, Brachypodium_distachyon_v3.0, whole genome shotgun sequence. It encodes these proteins:
- the LOC100845047 gene encoding uncharacterized protein LOC100845047 isoform X3 translates to MLVCSQSHPIQIRLHGLLIHKGLGWKDRTAQAHYLFVYTKRSTGRASSSARQGTKAMATATPSAATFFSPAPAAPAAVPRLPRHANSRLASTTLGPRASLRPRAFLPPHGHWHGPLIPASDHWGNWTVLLSAAALGVWSEKSTRAGKALSGALVTVLLGLAASTAGLVAASDVPAYRVVLEYLLPLAVPLLLFAADLRRVLRSTGALLLAFLLGSRTNLDAVATTIGTVATFLLVPMRSLGKDNWRIAAALMSRHIGGAVNYVAVAEALEVSPSVVAAGLAADNVICALYFTTLFALAAKIPAQEMHSQEDAAEPTAGGDKLPVLQSATAIAVSFAICKAGKYMTSLMGIQGGSLPCITAIVVALATLFPSYIGKLAPSGEALAVILMQVFFAVVGANGSISNVINTTPGIFAFAFVQITVHLLLILGAGKLLGFEDKLLLIASNANVGGPTTACGMATTKGWTSLMVPGILAGIFGIAIATFLGIAFVFMVPIQPCCGQTIDWMERILHLLKK
- the LOC100845047 gene encoding uncharacterized protein LOC100845047 isoform X1, with amino-acid sequence MLVCSQSHPIQIRLHGLLIHKGLGWKDRTAQAHYLFVYTKRSTGRASSSARQGTKAMATATPSAATFFSPAPAAPAAVPRLPRHANSRLASTTLGPRASLRPRAFLPPHGHWHGPLIPASDHWGNWTVLLSAAALGVWSEKSTRAGKALSGALVTVLLGLAASTAGLVAASDVPAYRVVLEYLLPLAVPLLLFAADLRRVLRSTGALLLAFLLGSRTNLDAVATTIGTVATFLLVPMRSLGKDNWRIAAALMSRHIGGAVNYVAVAEALEVSPSVVAAGLAADNVICALYFTTLFALAAKIPAQEMHSQEDAAEPTAGGDKLPVLQSATAIAVSFAICKAGKYMTSLMGIQGGSLPCITAIVVALATLFPSYIGKLAPSGEALAVILMQVFFAVVGANGSISNVINTTPGIFAFAFVQITVHLLLILGAGKLLGFEDKLLLIASNANVGGPTTACGMATTKGWTSLMVPGILAGIFGIAIATFLGIAFGMVQQIHKMHVKMVRKKVQIGTFHVDDTPYT
- the LOC100845047 gene encoding uncharacterized protein LOC100845047 isoform X6, with translation MLVCSQSHPIQIRLHGLLIHKGLGWKDRTAQAHYLFVYTKRSTGRASSSARQGTKAMATATPSAATFFSPAPAAPAAVPRLPRHANSRLASTTLGPRASLRPRAFLPPHGHWHGPLIPASDHWGNWTVLLSAAALGVWSEKSTRAGKALSGALVTVLLGLAASTAGLVAASDVPAYRVVLEYLLPLAVPLLLFAADLRRVLRSTGALLLAFLLGSRTNLDAVATTIGTVATFLLVPMRSLGKDNWRIAAALMSRHIGGAVNYVAVAEALEVSPSVVAAGLAADNVICALYFTTLFALAAKIPAQEMHSQEDAAEPTAGGDKLPVLQSATAIAVSFAICKAGKYMTSLMGIQGGSLPCITAIVVALATLFPSYIGKLAPSGEALAVILMQELTGASAMSSTRLLAYLHLHSCRSRCICC